In one window of Lewinella sp. 4G2 DNA:
- a CDS encoding aldo/keto reductase, which produces MNYRRLGKTNFNVSEISLGTWQVGGKWGEDFSDQTADTILNEAIDGGVNFIDTADVYSAGLSEKAVGRIVRSRSERIYVASKCGRQINPHVNEGYTKEALTKYVDETLQRTGLERIDLIQLHCPPTEVYYRPEIFGLFEDLKTAGKIQHLGVSVEKVEEGLKAMEFDNVTTIQVIFNVFRQRPLEVLFPTAQRKDVGIIVRVPLASGLLTGKFSPDTTFGEEDHRHFNRDGAGFDKGETFSGVDYDLGLRAVERIKELFPEGDSLAQRALQWVLRHDAVSTVIPGASRVEHVRSNLAATDLAPLSDAQYDGLNAVYTDLVKATVHQLW; this is translated from the coding sequence ATGAACTACCGCAGACTTGGCAAGACCAACTTCAACGTATCAGAAATTTCCCTCGGCACCTGGCAGGTTGGTGGCAAGTGGGGCGAGGATTTTAGCGACCAAACCGCCGATACCATCCTAAACGAGGCGATTGATGGCGGAGTAAATTTCATTGATACGGCCGACGTGTATTCCGCAGGACTTAGTGAAAAAGCGGTAGGTAGAATCGTTCGCAGCCGGTCGGAACGGATCTACGTGGCGAGTAAGTGCGGGCGGCAGATTAACCCACACGTAAACGAAGGCTACACGAAGGAAGCCTTGACTAAGTACGTCGACGAAACCTTACAACGCACTGGCCTTGAACGGATTGATTTGATCCAGCTTCACTGTCCACCAACGGAAGTATACTACCGCCCCGAGATTTTCGGATTGTTCGAAGACTTGAAAACCGCGGGTAAGATCCAGCATTTAGGCGTCAGCGTAGAGAAGGTGGAGGAAGGCCTGAAAGCGATGGAGTTCGATAACGTAACGACCATCCAGGTTATCTTCAACGTCTTCCGCCAGCGGCCCTTAGAAGTGCTTTTCCCAACCGCCCAGCGGAAGGACGTAGGGATCATTGTGCGCGTCCCTCTGGCGAGTGGCTTGCTGACGGGTAAGTTCTCACCGGATACCACTTTTGGCGAGGAAGACCACCGCCACTTCAACCGAGACGGCGCTGGGTTCGATAAGGGAGAAACCTTTTCGGGAGTGGATTATGACCTTGGCTTGCGGGCCGTTGAGCGGATCAAGGAGCTTTTCCCGGAGGGCGATAGTTTGGCTCAGCGTGCTTTACAGTGGGTGCTGCGCCACGATGCGGTGAGTACCGTTATTCCAGGTGCTTCGCGGGTGGAGCACGTGCGGTCAAATCTCGCGGCTACTGATCTCGCACCACTCTCCGACGCTCAGTACGATGGCTTAAATGCTGTTTATACGGACCTAGTCAAAGCAACGGTGCACCAACTGTGGTAG